From the Hevea brasiliensis isolate MT/VB/25A 57/8 chromosome 15, ASM3005281v1, whole genome shotgun sequence genome, one window contains:
- the LOC110660366 gene encoding secretory carrier-associated membrane protein 4 isoform X1 — protein sequence MSRYHRDPNPFDEEEVNPFSNGATAPGSKTRIPPLGPEPVGFGHNDATVDIPLDTMNDPKKKQKELAAWEADLKRREKEIKRREDAVAKAGVPADDKNWPPIFPIIHHDIANEIPIHAQRLQYLAFASWLGIVLCLFFNVIAVLVNWIRGGGVKIFLLASIYALSGIPMSYVLWYRPLYRAMRTDSALKFGWFFLFYLLHIGFCIFAAIAPPIVFHGKSLTGILPAFDLISDHLLVGIFYLVGFGLFCLESLLSLWVLQKIYMYFRGHKGDN from the exons ATGAGTCGGTACCATCGCGATCCTAATCCATTTGATGAAGAAGAGGTCAATCCCTTCTCG AATGGTGCTACTGCTCCTGGATCAAAGACGCGTATACCTCCTTTGGGACCTGAACCTGTTGGATTTGGACACAATGATGCAACAGTGGATATTCCACTTGATACAATGAAT GATCCAAAGAAGAAGCAGAAAGAGCTTGCAGCTTGGGAAGCTGATCTTAAAAGGAGGGAAaag GAAATCAAAAGGAGAGAAGATGCTGTTGCAAAAG CCGGTGTTCCCGCGGATGATAAAAATTGGCCTCCAATTTTTCCCATAATCCATCATGATATAGCGAATGaaattcccattcatgctcaaagGCTACAGTATTTGGCTTTTGCAAGTTGGTTAG GTATTGTTCTTTGTCTTTTCTTTAATGTAATTGCTGTGCTGGTGAATTGGATTAGAGGCGGGG GAGTCAAAATTTTTCTCCTTGCATCAATCTATGCTCTATCTGGCATTCCTATGTCATATGTGTTATGGTATAGGCCTCTTTATCGTGCAATGAG GACAGATAGTGCATTGAAGTTTGGCTGGTTCTTCCTATTCTACCTA CTTCACATTGGGTTCTGTATATTTGCTGCTATTGCTCCTCCAATTGTCTTCCATGGGAAGTCATTAAC CGGCATACTTCCTGCATTTGATCTCATCTCTGACCATTTGTTGGTTGGG ATTTTCTACTTGGTTGGTTTCGGCTTGTTTTGCTTAGAATCTCTTCTTAGCTTGTGGGTTCTTCAG AAAATTTACATGTATTTCAGAGGGCATAAAGGAGACAATTAA
- the LOC110660366 gene encoding secretory carrier-associated membrane protein 4 isoform X3 translates to MSRYHRDPNPFDEEEVNPFSNGATAPGSKTRIPPLGPEPVGFGHNDATVDIPLDTMNDPKKKQKELAAWEADLKRREKEIKRREDAVAKGIVLCLFFNVIAVLVNWIRGGGVKIFLLASIYALSGIPMSYVLWYRPLYRAMRTDSALKFGWFFLFYLLHIGFCIFAAIAPPIVFHGKSLTGILPAFDLISDHLLVGIFYLVGFGLFCLESLLSLWVLQKIYMYFRGHKGDN, encoded by the exons ATGAGTCGGTACCATCGCGATCCTAATCCATTTGATGAAGAAGAGGTCAATCCCTTCTCG AATGGTGCTACTGCTCCTGGATCAAAGACGCGTATACCTCCTTTGGGACCTGAACCTGTTGGATTTGGACACAATGATGCAACAGTGGATATTCCACTTGATACAATGAAT GATCCAAAGAAGAAGCAGAAAGAGCTTGCAGCTTGGGAAGCTGATCTTAAAAGGAGGGAAaag GAAATCAAAAGGAGAGAAGATGCTGTTGCAAAAG GTATTGTTCTTTGTCTTTTCTTTAATGTAATTGCTGTGCTGGTGAATTGGATTAGAGGCGGGG GAGTCAAAATTTTTCTCCTTGCATCAATCTATGCTCTATCTGGCATTCCTATGTCATATGTGTTATGGTATAGGCCTCTTTATCGTGCAATGAG GACAGATAGTGCATTGAAGTTTGGCTGGTTCTTCCTATTCTACCTA CTTCACATTGGGTTCTGTATATTTGCTGCTATTGCTCCTCCAATTGTCTTCCATGGGAAGTCATTAAC CGGCATACTTCCTGCATTTGATCTCATCTCTGACCATTTGTTGGTTGGG ATTTTCTACTTGGTTGGTTTCGGCTTGTTTTGCTTAGAATCTCTTCTTAGCTTGTGGGTTCTTCAG AAAATTTACATGTATTTCAGAGGGCATAAAGGAGACAATTAA
- the LOC110660366 gene encoding secretory carrier-associated membrane protein 4 isoform X2, producing the protein MVNLASVLCENGATAPGSKTRIPPLGPEPVGFGHNDATVDIPLDTMNDPKKKQKELAAWEADLKRREKEIKRREDAVAKAGVPADDKNWPPIFPIIHHDIANEIPIHAQRLQYLAFASWLGIVLCLFFNVIAVLVNWIRGGGVKIFLLASIYALSGIPMSYVLWYRPLYRAMRTDSALKFGWFFLFYLLHIGFCIFAAIAPPIVFHGKSLTGILPAFDLISDHLLVGIFYLVGFGLFCLESLLSLWVLQKIYMYFRGHKGDN; encoded by the exons ATGGTGAACCTTGCTTCTGTCCTCTGTGAG AATGGTGCTACTGCTCCTGGATCAAAGACGCGTATACCTCCTTTGGGACCTGAACCTGTTGGATTTGGACACAATGATGCAACAGTGGATATTCCACTTGATACAATGAAT GATCCAAAGAAGAAGCAGAAAGAGCTTGCAGCTTGGGAAGCTGATCTTAAAAGGAGGGAAaag GAAATCAAAAGGAGAGAAGATGCTGTTGCAAAAG CCGGTGTTCCCGCGGATGATAAAAATTGGCCTCCAATTTTTCCCATAATCCATCATGATATAGCGAATGaaattcccattcatgctcaaagGCTACAGTATTTGGCTTTTGCAAGTTGGTTAG GTATTGTTCTTTGTCTTTTCTTTAATGTAATTGCTGTGCTGGTGAATTGGATTAGAGGCGGGG GAGTCAAAATTTTTCTCCTTGCATCAATCTATGCTCTATCTGGCATTCCTATGTCATATGTGTTATGGTATAGGCCTCTTTATCGTGCAATGAG GACAGATAGTGCATTGAAGTTTGGCTGGTTCTTCCTATTCTACCTA CTTCACATTGGGTTCTGTATATTTGCTGCTATTGCTCCTCCAATTGTCTTCCATGGGAAGTCATTAAC CGGCATACTTCCTGCATTTGATCTCATCTCTGACCATTTGTTGGTTGGG ATTTTCTACTTGGTTGGTTTCGGCTTGTTTTGCTTAGAATCTCTTCTTAGCTTGTGGGTTCTTCAG AAAATTTACATGTATTTCAGAGGGCATAAAGGAGACAATTAA